A genomic region of Serratia fonticola contains the following coding sequences:
- the cycA gene encoding D-serine/D-alanine/glycine transporter, translating into MVEHSKIATDAASGSEDHLRRNLTNRHIQLIAIGGAIGTGLFMGSGKTISLAGPSIIFVYMIIGFMLFFVMRAMGELLLSNLQYKSFSDFAADLLGPWAGFFTGWTYWFCWVVTGIADVVAITAYAQFWFPDLSQWIASLLCVLLLLSLNLATVKMFGEMEFWFAMIKIVAIISLIIAGLVMIAMHFQSPNGSEASFAHLWNDGGMFPKGISGFFAGFQIAVFAFVGIELVGTTAAETKDPEKVLPRAINSIPIRIIMFYVFALIVIMSVTPWNSVVADKSPFVELFVLIGLPAAASVINFVVLTSAASSANSGVFSTSRMLFGLAQEGDAPKSFANLSKRAVPANGLTFSCICLLGGVVLIYLIPNVMTVFTLVTTVSAILFMFVWTIILCSYLVYRKQRPALHQRSIYKMPAGRLMCWVCMAFFAFVLVLLSLRDDTRQALVVTPLWFIILGVGYQFARRKKTA; encoded by the coding sequence CTAATTGCCATTGGTGGTGCCATTGGTACAGGTCTGTTTATGGGTTCAGGTAAAACTATCAGCCTGGCCGGTCCTTCCATCATCTTCGTATACATGATTATCGGCTTTATGCTGTTTTTCGTGATGCGTGCGATGGGAGAACTGCTGCTTTCAAATCTGCAGTACAAATCCTTTAGCGACTTTGCCGCCGATCTGCTTGGCCCCTGGGCTGGCTTCTTCACGGGCTGGACCTATTGGTTCTGTTGGGTGGTGACCGGTATTGCAGATGTGGTTGCCATTACGGCTTACGCGCAATTCTGGTTCCCCGACCTGTCTCAATGGATCGCCTCTTTGCTGTGTGTTCTGTTGCTACTCAGCCTGAACCTGGCAACGGTGAAGATGTTCGGTGAAATGGAATTTTGGTTCGCGATGATCAAGATTGTCGCCATCATCAGCTTGATCATTGCCGGGCTGGTCATGATTGCAATGCACTTCCAATCCCCTAATGGCAGCGAGGCCTCCTTCGCGCACTTATGGAATGACGGCGGCATGTTCCCGAAAGGGATCAGCGGTTTCTTTGCTGGTTTCCAAATTGCGGTATTTGCTTTCGTCGGCATCGAACTTGTCGGCACTACTGCAGCAGAAACCAAAGATCCGGAGAAGGTATTACCGCGTGCCATTAACTCCATTCCTATCCGCATCATCATGTTCTATGTGTTCGCGCTGATTGTGATTATGTCCGTCACGCCATGGAATTCCGTCGTTGCTGACAAGAGCCCGTTCGTTGAGCTGTTCGTGTTAATCGGCCTGCCTGCTGCTGCCAGTGTGATTAACTTCGTGGTGCTCACTTCAGCGGCGTCCTCCGCCAACAGCGGCGTATTCTCCACCAGCCGCATGCTGTTCGGTTTAGCCCAGGAGGGCGACGCACCGAAATCTTTTGCCAACCTTTCCAAACGCGCGGTGCCCGCGAACGGTCTGACCTTCTCTTGCATCTGCTTACTGGGTGGCGTAGTGCTGATTTACCTGATACCCAATGTGATGACCGTCTTTACTCTGGTTACCACCGTATCGGCCATTCTGTTTATGTTCGTCTGGACGATCATCTTGTGTTCGTATCTGGTCTATCGCAAGCAGCGCCCGGCCCTTCACCAAAGGTCGATCTATAAAATGCCAGCCGGTAGGCTGATGTGCTGGGTATGCATGGCCTTCTTCGCGTTCGTACTGGTCTTGCTCTCACTGCGCGACGACACGCGTCAGGCATTGGTCGTTACACCACTGTGGTTTATCATTTTGGGGGTTGGTTATCAATTTGCTCGTCGTAAAAAAACGGCTTAA